Within Apostichopus japonicus isolate 1M-3 chromosome 23, ASM3797524v1, whole genome shotgun sequence, the genomic segment ATAAATTGATACTTGAAATCCTTAGAAAAATTCAAGCATATAGGCTAGTATGTACTACTTGCATCCATCCATTATAGTTTTCTGTATAAATAGCATACTTTTGCCAGCAAGACCTTGTCTTAGTGAGAGAATAACTGAACAACATTTTTATACAAGGGAAATTTTAATGCAACAAAGCAACTTCAAAAGTATTGCCAACAATACTTAAGTATGTTTTAGAAGAGTGCCATCAGCTATTTGTTTTcgttattttgtaatattggaGTTAGTAATatctaatttttctttcagcAGGTCTTAAATTTTCCTTTGGATCAGTTCACCATGGGCCAAACATTAAATCGTGCAGCACAGTGGACATCTGTCAGTGATGGTGGGGAAGGAAAACTTGAGTTCAGTCCAGCTAATGAAGCAATCCTTAACGACATCATTAAATTCATTGAAAGCTTTCCATCAAAGCATCCCAAAGAAGCTAGAATAGTTTTCAAGAACCCTTTCATCTGGAAAACCTCCTTACAGCTGTCAGCATTTAGCGGTGAATATGATCAGAGGTGAGCCCTCAAGATAACTCATAGCTAGAGAACTGAAATGAAAGATTTCAGTGTGCTTTACAAAATGGCCAGTTGTTAAAGATAGGTTCAAAATTTGACGTTTTTGACATTGACATTTTCTGTGGCAAATATGGCAAGTTTTATTAGATAGTTTAGTTAAATTGATGAACTGAACACTGAACAATAGAGGTTGGTATGGTGTTGACAGtgctgtttgttttttattgtgcCTGTGTGGATTGGAATATTCAACACATAAAACAGCTAGCTACAATTAACTTAGAAATTTGTGCATGTAATAATTTCAAACAGTACAAGAATTGATGTCCTTAATATCATTCAACAATTTCATCTTTTCTTTCCAGCCTCATCTGCTTTTAAAGCATTTGATTGTATCATTTAATTTGTGTCTCTCTTTCTGTTAAGTGATGATGGCGTTACCTCTAAAGATAAGGATGGTAACGACACGCCCCTCCTGACCTTGCAGAAATTGGGAGAGTTGAGCTTCAAGTTACATGTCTCGAACATGGTATTCCTCTCAGAAGTGATGAAGCTCTCTGGGGACAAAAAGATGTTAGAAGCACGAGCTATCCTTGAAGGTATGCCTTTCAGCACATGTAATGGTCAAGATTAGAGAAAAGAATATTTTACTTTGTTGAGGCACTTCAGTTGTACAATCACATTTCAATAACTTGGGAATTACATCAAAGCATCATCTGTTGCCATGGACAAATAGTGTCCTCCACAATTACCAATAGTGCATGATTTTAAAACCACTTCCTTGAAATGTGGtttccaaaaatatttggttgtgATAATTGCCGGCAGGGGTTTTCAAGAAATTAAGAGAAATAAGAGTGAGAGGAAACAGGCAAAAACCAATCTTTGATGGCAAGCTGATAAAAGAAATGGGTTTTAAGATTTTCTAATTTGTTTTCTCTGCTATCATGCTGGAGGAAGTAAATGTTTTTCAGTCTCCTCAAAAAGATATTTGTCATCAAACTTCACAGCTAATCGTGATCCATTGGTGAATATCCTGGGAGATGGGTATGCCACGGTAGATGGAGAGGACAATTCAACCATTCGTCTCTTAGAGCAGAGCGCCAAAGAGGAAGGGGACACTAAAGATGAGATGCAGACAAAACTGGCCCTACTCTTGATAATTCAACAATTTGACATGCAACTAATGAACCAGACACTCAAGAAAATAACACAGTGAGTAATTATTAATTGtcaatttacatatttaacaAGACTAATCTAACTCAAACGCTGTCTCTTTCACATGAATGTCATTACAGGGAGTCACATACAGTACCACTCAcatataactggacatgtgtacgcgcacagaatcgtataaaaacgtataaacaagtacaatcgcgtataaactcgttgacaaacaaattgccgcgtagacaccgcgtataatccctgtacaagtttatacgcaggaaatgctattgtgctcaatgaatagggattaaagtcgccgaaagaagtagtgagatgtttgaaacagccgttcCTTACATCGTAGTTTAAGTTGTGATATTCATCTAGCAATAAAAGGGATGCAGGTAAAGTGTTTGCCTGCAGAGAACTTAACTGGTTTTCGTTAATTGGGTTTctattcagtgtttcttttcccgacttttttttttcagttataGAGGTTTTGTTCCGCGAAGGAtaagtttactttgaatagttggcaacattttgaagaaataataaagtattactGAGTGTTTCTTGAGTCGATTTTCTATATAATTTACCGTTGGTTCcaacagaatgaaaaaaaaaaaattccacccaacaactttgaagcaggtccggttaaaaacaaaacatgtttctcgtccGCGCAAGGGGCCTCCtttttcctgattcccgagtCTCTATTTGGATTACAAGAAATCTAAactatccttaaaaattattttgtaaaagtTGCCACATCTTCCAAACTAGTATcagcgcatgaaaagaagaaaatggccgcccgttttttttcagatctcagtacgagaaacctGTATTTTATTTGGAAGAACAACTCTCGTTAATGTGGTTAAGTTAATTTTTCTCTACCCTAGCTGTATGTCGTTTTTATAAAACCTTTATGAAAAGcaactttttggaaaatgaaTTTTTGAAGGTTAAAAAATGCTTACTGTTAAATATTGGcgtcaaacaatacatttcgtatttattccaacAAAGATCCACAACGGATAAAAATTCTAAGTAGAGAttacttaaagagaaatagaaactgcatgtacatcaCTGTACAtcgtcattttaagtatccaaaaactatacaaagagattgagttcaccgaaacacccCTTTTCCTTACCACCTGAAGAAAcccgtcttttataaattatactaccttacagtactttacacttgatacaaaagttacttctacaaAATGTGTGTGTCGCAATACTGTTAGTTTTAACCGCGCAGCCTAcacagtaccattcataatttgcatatgacaccaaaatttacactcggcgtccagatggcgggaaaatgtaacatcatgttcaatgtgttgtgtcattcccatggtgcgatgaacttgggcaagttcgaatgtcgatgacctacttttgttccgtgaccaatgtcaatgggaattatgtgtgtaaaaactcgggttttttcacgtgttatatatatagaagttttacgtaagcgtagcgaatttcggggcggctcgttgattgtgaggaagcacttatctaagcatcaatatttgtgaaaaatttcgtaaggtttttcttcagaaaatatttttgactagtaattggaatCTCAATATTAAGAAGTACTGGGTCTAAACCTTATCActgcattttgggggaagtcagatcttcaagtgcaaaatattgttttttcatttaaggttatcgtggttttcttgcgaggtgtatacggcgtaTCTTGCGATGTAGGCTAAGAGGTAGGATCGGCCAAGGCCTACCTAGTTCTCATAGATTGTTACCTACATTCAATTTAATGCCTAACCAGAGGAACTCGTATAAATAGTAACAGACTGGGGCACATTGTCGTAATTAATATAGTTTCCTTGCTAAAGTTTTGCACTGATTGCATCGATTGTTTGTGCTCCTAGTAgcgctgttttctttgttactctTATTCTTATCGGCTTAAGTATATGCTAACTCTGTGGTTGAATACTTTGGAAAGTCATTAATTGGGCTTGGTGCGATACTGAGTTTACCGACTCTTTTCTTCATCACAGTTTATTCTAACCCATAGAAGCTCTGCTATGTAAAGCGGCTGCCAAAACCCTACGTTTACAGATTATACGAGATTGTACGTCTTTACGCACGTATAATCCCTATTCAGGGGCACTAGAGCGAAGCCCTAAGCCGCGTAGACACGGAGTAGATGCCGCGTAGACACCGCGTAGAAAGTTGCGTACAGAAACGTATAACATCGTATAATCGCGTAGATAAACGTAGAGTATACGTCTACGCggagttatacgtgagcggtactgtagtcagacattttaaattttagtcTTGTCAAAGGTTGATGTACAAGATCAAGTTTTTCAAAGGATGGCATGCATAATTTTCTGCTAGCTACTGGTTTGATTTTTGTACTGCTAATATTTAGTAAGCTTAGATGTATACATCCTTCCAAACAAATTTGCTCATAAATCCCTGAAGAAACTTAGGTTTTATTCTTTGCACACATGTGGAATATTTCTTTGTGATGAAAAGGATGCATTCCACTGGTAAATAgtattattgtttacttttgtatgcaaattaggctaggaTTGGGTAGTATGTAAATCTGTTTTGACAATGCTGCATTCCTAAGGTGAATGTTGCCCTCTTGGTATCGTTTACCCTCTCAATATGGTGCtgtatatgtttgtttgattaCAAGATGAAAGAATTACATTGCAAGTAAAACCAGCTAATtccgtgagttcctgcttgcaggaggatctaaaatacatacagtacatacaagtAGTCACAACTGTGCATACCACATCTAATCTTTTGTATCCTCTTCACCAGGGAGGCTCATTTAACTCTACTGTAGGAAACTATTCAACTGATTGTGCATTTTACTGTATTTTAATGTGTGTTTGTTGTTATTACATTATGCTAAAAACTGTTGTGATGTTAATACCAACAATACATATTTTCTGCTCAAATAATATGCATAAGTGAAAGAGTTGCAAGGTAAACCAGCTACATTGGGTGAGACAGCCACACATCTATTCTTACTATATGTATGTTGTGTATCCTTTTCCCCAGGGAGGTTCGTTTAACTCCACAGCAGGCTAACCATGAGGTCAAACTTTTACAGTCCTATTCTGGAGTGGATAAACATAACGCCTTGGAGTCCATTCAGTACACATCAGATTATGAATTTGACAATGGATGCAGGGCACCACCCTGGAGACAAATACATGGCGATATTTGTTACCTACTGATTAAGCCCCATGATGGTGACCAGATCTCTGTGACAGCCAACACCGCTGGTGTTTATTTAAACAAGGTAAGATCCTTCCGTTTACATAATtgccacaaaaaacaaaaaaattttgAGGCACATAAAAATACCTAAAGCTACAAGTTTATTCTTCTTTCcatgaattttgttttgatattaatattgtaCATGCATGCAATATATTACACATATAAATGGTATTGTATCTGCACCTGTCTGTTAGTTTACCTATATAAATAGGAGAGGTACTCTGATGTGATGAATCAATGCACAGCCCCATTAACGTTTTCCTATGACCTTAGAGTAACCTTACAAAGGAATTAGGCATAGGAAAGGAAGCAGTAAACTAagttaattatttgaaaattattattacatcctattaattaaaataatacattttgtgaTCATATCCAACCAGAGCCGCAACCAttcaaataaatgttttattttttttataaaatagaTATTAATTTGGTGAGTCTGCTATATGGAGTGGGATCACCTTGCGTATATGTGTGTTATTTTGATTTACTTTTGCTCTGCAGGGATTTGCAACAGAAGGAGCGGAGTTGGATTATGAGAGGCTGGGCGATGTGTGCAAGGATCTTGTGAGTCTCTTGTCCAGTAAGAGCTCCCATTTCCAGGAGGTCATCTCCAGTAAAGAGTTTCAACTCTACGAGGAGAGGAAGGTAGAAATTCAGAATTATGATGAGGAATTTGAAGAGGAGGAAGTCGGAGAGAAAGCTATCATGGAGAAAAAGGAAGCCAAGGAGCAAAAACAAGAGAAGACTACAAAGAAACaggtaaaaataaaacaaaccagATCTTGAAAGCTCTACTTTTAAGCTGAAAGATATGTCAacatttttattcaaatgtaaCGTGAAGGAAGCGGGGACCGTTACAAGTAGAACACTTCCACCTCATGTCCAGTTTGTGTGATTTGAGGAGAGTTTAGTCATGTGCATTAGCATATATGACTATGAATCAATGCATCTTTAAGAGCAAATATCTcggtttaatatatattatgaagtatttttaaatttaagcaTGGTTTCTGAAATGAACTGATAAGGTTCGGTGAACTTTTGCTAAATATTGCACAGAATTTATAGTTTGCTttgtgcatgtgataaatattaatatggaaAAGTGTCTCAGCAAGGATTTTCTAGAATTGAACGTGATCATCAGAAACTCGCTAATTGTTATCCAGTTGGTGAAAGTTTCCATATTTAGGCACTGGCAAAATGAGTGGGCATAATACTCTGTGGGTTTCGGTAGAATTTCTGAAAGCTAACAAGCATTTCAAAACACAACTTTAGAACCAATTACAGAGTTTAACAACGATTTAAATCAAGCAGCAATGGTAATCAATGTACTCGGTCATTTCTCATCAGACTCGGAAATCCAAGAAGAAAGAAGAGACCAACAAGCCGATGCAACCTACCTTGAACTGGAAGACAGAGGAACtgaacaaagaaaatgaaaagaaagaagtaaaagaagagaaaaaacatTCCAGACAAGCAAGGTGATCATAAAAACACATGTTTTTACTTAGGAAAGCCTGGCATTTATTCCCAGCTTGCTTGAAAAGCAAGTTGTAAACTAATCACAAAAATTTGTCCACATTTCATTGAAATGTTATCAAGATGATGAGTAAAGTCAAATCACACATTTTAGGTGAATCAATAAATGATAAGTATTATaaaggtgacttgtaaatacaaatttggaaaatgtttcCATAGGTGACCATTTGTGGTCATTGTAGCATATCTTGAAGtgataatgttattattcaatATAGTTTGGGAGCCATTTACTATAAATAATTAGTAAAACTGATTGCTTGGTTGTGTTTGTCTACAGTACATAAACAAGTGTCTTATGACAAACATTTACAAGGCTAATTTTCTAAATTTCTTTCACACAAGATGTTAGTCCTCTCAAGTGATATGACAACCGTTGCATGCTATTCCTGgtcttttcattatatattttgccACCTACATGCCAGCTTTAATGTTAAAGCTTGCCCTATGTAGGTTATATCTAACAGAATTCTGTTCTGTGTTAGATAATTGTAGATTTAACATTCCTTATACCATTCTTTTACAAACTTTCTTTGAACTtgtctcactgtgtttttcaaatttacatCATATCATCAGCCCTCATCTTATTTATCAGTATGTTGCACTAGTGTAATTAGTGTCCTACATGATGTTAGAGTTTtcaaaagtataaaaataaacaaaatagtcaTTTTTCCAATTGTTTGAAGAGCACAAGCTACAATACTGCCAGTTTGGATTTTTTTCCCCATACAATTCCATTATGAGAAAGAACACCCAATGCTAATTCATAAAAGTGTCTTGTATCTCATTGTCACTCCAAAATGGCTGCATTAACcatggttttatatatatacataaaggtTATCTATGATGGTCTCAACTTAAGTTTCacaaatttatgaaaagagTCTGCATATAATtcaaagaaacatgaaaataagaTGGAATTATCTTCTTCCTTATCCAGTGAAAGGAAGACTAAAACACCAGCATTTGAAGAGGACATGTCAGACAGTTCATCTGAGAGCGAAGAAGAGGAAGAATCGACGGATAGAAGACAAGAGCAGAACTCAGACCTGCCATCAGAATACTGGCAGATTCAAAAACTGGTCAAATATCTCAAGGTATGAATGTACTAGGGCTTGAATTAAGGATCATTAGAAATTTAGAGTCAAGGCAAGGTCAAAATTGTCTTGGATAATCATTGATATGACAGTGTACCAAAGTGATTTTCTAGCTTTCGAGATGGCGCCACGGCAAGTTTCGATGTTTGGCTTTCTTTTTTCAACATGAGAGGAAACACGTACATCATTGACCGAAAACTGGAACGGATGACTTTTTCTTCCACACTTTGATTTAACTCATTCTCAGATGTGCTATCGATAATCAAAGTTTATGTCAAGGTCATTATGACTCTTCCGTGACCGGTCATTTTATGTCGCAGCTCCAGCAATATGGAACAACCTACCATCACATATACGTAGTGCAACATCTGTAAACTCCTTCAAATGCTCTCGAAACTTACATGATCAAGGACTGAACTTTTCTTAAGCACTTTGCGATATTTCTTTGTAAGGGGCTTTATAAATATACTTTATTTTTGTTAGTAGTAGTAAGAGTGCACCTGGTAACCGGGGATTTAAATCTATATTTAGATATGTGTGGgtatgcgtgcgtgtgtgtatgtagcTTGTCATTGAGTCGTGTCTCAAGCATAACCATATGAAATCatcattttttatcattttcttcacAGGGCGGTAACCAAACTGCTACGGTGATTGCTCTTTGCGCCATGAGAGATTTCAACTTAGGTCAGGAGACTTGTCAGCTGGCCATCAGAGATGTAGGGGGTCTAGAGGTCCTCATTAATCTACTGGAGACAGATGAAATCAAGTGCAAGGTATGCAGACTATTACACAAAATACATAGCAATCTCTTGTTGCATCCAAAAAAAGACATTCATGTTGTCTGAAAGAGCATCAGTCATGACTTACAAAACAGTTGCTGTTTACGATCATTAGTTATCCATTGTATTAGGGTCAGTTCGAAAATTATTGGTCTTGACAGCTATgtaagaaaaaactttttgagtCCGGTCACATTCAGTCTGGGCAATATGCGACTGGCTGAACATTTTTGTCATGTAAATCCTTGTGAGTGCAGAATGTGTCGTGAGCTATCTCACAGCCACAATGCTAGTTTGAAACCTCAACAAAGTTGGTTGAATTTAAATCTTTAGGATATGAATATCAAAAACACTTTGCCTATTATGTACTGTCCATTTTTTGTTCCAGATATTGTTTGCCAGTTCCACTTTAGCAGTTCTCTAAAGCAACTGTTCTGCACTAGGGGAGATGATAGAAGTTTAATAGTTTAATAGAAGTTTAATAGAAGTTAGTTGCTGTTGGAGGCCTTCAGAGTAAATAATAAACTGTGTGTTTGAACATGCTTTCATCAAATACACTCATAATTTATCAACTCTCTTGGAGATATAGCTGTATAGATCAGTGTCATTGATTTTGTGTTTCTTATCTTTAGTTTTCCTCCATTTTTTGCATGCTAGATCGGTGccttgaaaatattgaaagaaatcTCCCACAATACCCAAATTAGGAGAGCCATTGCAGACCTAGGAGGGCTGCAAACAATGGTGGACATTCTAAAATCGCCAAACCCAGATCTTAAGTGTTTGGCTGCTGAGACCATCGCACACGTTGCAAAGTTCCGACGCGCTAGAAGGACAGTGAGACAACACAGGGGCATTAGAAAGCTGGTATGTCAATTTCCTGGTATTTTTGTCTACTTTCCAAGTTACATCTTACACTGTACATGATATTAAACAAACATCTTTCAATCTCAGCTTTATAAATCAcgcaaataaatttaaaaagaatgCTGAATAGACAAGTATTGAGggttttcatctttttcttgtCCTTTTCTTCTCAACAATATGACAGATATATTAATTGGTCCAATTTGATTTCTCGTTAGGTGGCCTTATTGGACTGTGCCCCCTTGGGGTCAGTACCCATGACATCAGAGGTGGAGAAGGACATCGAGGTGGCTCGCAGTGGGGCCCTGGCCCTTTGGAGCTGTAGTAAGAGCACTAAGAATAAATTGGCCATCA encodes:
- the LOC139964595 gene encoding outer dynein arm-docking complex subunit 2-like, which codes for MGQTLNRAAQWTSVSDGGEGKLEFSPANEAILNDIIKFIESFPSKHPKEARIVFKNPFIWKTSLQLSAFSGEYDQSDDGVTSKDKDGNDTPLLTLQKLGELSFKLHVSNMVFLSEVMKLSGDKKMLEARAILEANRDPLVNILGDGYATVDGEDNSTIRLLEQSAKEEGDTKDEMQTKLALLLIIQQFDMQLMNQTLKKITQEVRLTPQQANHEVKLLQSYSGVDKHNALESIQYTSDYEFDNGCRAPPWRQIHGDICYLLIKPHDGDQISVTANTAGVYLNKGFATEGAELDYERLGDVCKDLVSLLSSKSSHFQEVISSKEFQLYEERKVEIQNYDEEFEEEEVGEKAIMEKKEAKEQKQEKTTKKQTRKSKKKEETNKPMQPTLNWKTEELNKENEKKEVKEEKKHSRQASERKTKTPAFEEDMSDSSSESEEEEESTDRRQEQNSDLPSEYWQIQKLVKYLKGGNQTATVIALCAMRDFNLGQETCQLAIRDVGGLEVLINLLETDEIKCKIGALKILKEISHNTQIRRAIADLGGLQTMVDILKSPNPDLKCLAAETIAHVAKFRRARRTVRQHRGIRKLVALLDCAPLGSVPMTSEVEKDIEVARSGALALWSCSKSTKNKLAIRKAGGIPLLARLLKSPHEDMLIPVVGTLQECASEHSYRLAIRTEGMIEDLVQNLNSENQELQMHCASAIFKCAQEKDTRDLVRMYGGLDPLVSLLNNSDNKELLAAATGAIWKCAMSPENVKRFQDLKAIEMLVALLNDQPEEVLVNVVGALGECAAQEPTNRMSIRKAGGIPPLVNLLTGTNQSLLVNVTKAVGACATEPDNMGIIDRLDGVRLLWSLLKNQNPEVQSSAAWAICPCIENAKDAGEMVRSFVGGLELIVSLLKSEDKEVLSSVCAAIANIAKDEENLAVITDHGVVPMLAKLASTTDDKLRRHLADAIARCCMWGNNRIAFGNHGAVAPLVKYLKSPDSEVHTATAEALFQLSRDPNNCITMHESGVVAPLVEMVGSGDPALQEAAAGCIGSIRRLALANEKAQTK